The following is a genomic window from Verrucomicrobiales bacterium.
TCGGAGAAGTGGGCTCTGGTTCGTTCGCTCACTCACTCCCACAACGATCACTCAGCCGGGCATCACGTCATGTTAACCGGGCGGAGTGAACTTCCCCTCGGTTTTGACCCTAACAAGCCGCGGCCGGCGGATTGGCCGAGCATAGCGAGCCTGGCGAACACCTTGCTGACGCCGCGCAACAACCTGCCCCCCGCGATCGTTCTTCCGGAGAAGCTCGTCCACAATACGGGCCGAGTCATCCCCGGGCAGTTCGCGGGCGTGCTGGGCAGTTCCCGCGATCCTTGGTTTTTGGAGATGTCTCCTTATCACCCTCAGCACTATGGGGCGTATCCGGAGTATTTGTTTCATCATGAGGCAGGGCGTGTCACCGATGACCATCTCAAATTCCAGGCGCCGCATCTCTCGCTTCCGGAAGGCTTGGTGCTGGACCGAGTGTTGAACCGGGTTGCGTTGCGCGAGGAACTGGAGAAGCAGGGGCGGCTGTATGGCAGCTTGGCGGGGGACCAGGGACTAGATCGCTATCGCGAGGCGGCCGTCTCCCTCCTGGCCAACGGGAAGGTGCATGAGGCTTTCAGTTTATCCAAGGCGGATGCCAAGTGGCTGGATCGTTATGGTCGGAACAGCTTCGGTTGGTCGCTGCTGATGGCCCGGCAGTTGGTGGAGGTGGGGGTGGGGTTGGTTCAGGTGAACCTGGGCAACAATGAGACCTGGGACACTCATCAGGCTGCCTTTCCCAACCTCAAAGACCACCTGTTGCCGCCGACTGACCGGGCGGTGAGCGCTTTGTTGGATGATTTGGAATCGCGTGGCTTGCTTCAGGAAACCCTGATCGTGATGGCGGGCGAGTTCGGTCGGACTCCCAAGATTTCGACCATCCCGGGCGTCAAGTTGCCGGGGCGTGATCATTGGGGAGCGGCGCAATCCGTGTTTTTGGCCGGGGGCGGGGTGCGTGGAGGCGCGGTGATTGGCGCTACCGATGCGATCGGTGCTTTTCCGACCGATGCGCCCCAAAAGCCGGAGAATCTGGCGGCTACCATCTATCGAGCGCTAGGCTTGCCACGTACCCTCACTTGGGAGGATCAGACGGGAAGGCCCCAGGCCCTTTATGATGCCGAGCCCATTCCCGGGCTCATGGGATAAAGAAAAACCGGAGCCTGTGCGGCTCCGGTTTCACAAAAGGCAGCATTCGAGATACCGGAAGGCCCCGGCATCTGGTTGCCTGAAGAGGTTAGCGTCCAGCGCGCGAGCGACGGATAGCGAGGAGCATCAAGCCACCGAGGGCGGAGAAGCCGACGATGGAAGGCTCGGGAACGGTGGAGAAGGCGATCTCGCCCAATCCGACGCGGTCGCCGCCGGCAGCGCCGCCGGTAGATCCATCACCAGGGGCCACGAAGAAGTTGTCTTCAGCGGTGAATTGGACGTAGCGAGCGCTGACCGTCTGGCCGAACAAGAAGCTCTGGCGGGCATTGTCACTATTGATCAAACCGGAGAAAGCCGGCGAGTAAGTGATGGAGGAGCCAAAACCGGCTTCGCCTTCGGCCGAGGTGGCGAACTTGAGGCTGAACGCGCTCACGCCGTTGGCGTTCGAGGCGGTGTAACCCCAGACGCTGATTTCGGAGAGCGACACGTCAGAACCCAAGTCGAGAGTGATGACCGGCTTGCCGATCTGCTCGACATAGTCGGACGGGAAGCCGGCTGGTGCGTCGGTGACCCAATTACCTTCGGGCCCACCGAGCAATTTGTCATTGGTTCCGGCTGCGTCAAAACCGACGCCGGGGCCTTGGATGAGGTTGGAGGCAGGCCAGAGGTCGCTGGCTCCGGTGCTCGATTTCGCGCTCGAGATGGAGTAGAAGGTCTCTGCCTGCGCCACGGAGGCGAAGCCCAAGACCGCCAAGGTAAGGCACCCGATGGCGCCTGATTTACGGTTGATCATAGATGGTTGTTGCTGCTGAATTAGGATTACATCCGCTCTTGAGAGGATGCTGCCGTCATGCTCGAGGGGAGGAAGGCGGAGCGAATCTTGCGAACCGGCAAAAATCAAGCCGCCCGAACACAACGGGCAAACCTTCAAGAACTTGAGGCAAGGAAATAGCGGATTTGAAGGGATTGGTCAATGTTGAAGTCAGGATTTGACTGACAAATCCTTGGTGACCGGGTCACTATGTGAATTCATGGTTCGCGGCCTGTATTCGAGACGTTTATTCTGGTTGGTTCCCGTTTGGGCTCTATGGCTGCAGGCCTGTCGGCCCGCGCCGCCCTCTCCTTCGGCGCCACGTCTACCGGCCGCCCTTCTCGGGACGGTGAACCCGCTTCCACTCGTGCGTCGGGCCGAGGCGGACGCAGGAGGGGGACAGCCCCGGTTCGAACGCCTTGATCCGGCCCAGCATGGCATCGATTTCCGCCATCGGTGGGCGCCGCGTGATCAGTATGAAAAGGACTTATTGCGAACCGGATTCACGGGAGGGGGCGTTTGTTTGGGTGATTTCAATCAGGACGGACGTTGTGACGTCCTGCTGACCCGGCCTCACGGAGGCGCACGACTCTACCGCAACCTGGGGGATTTTCGATTCGAGGATGTTTCCCCGGCCGCGAAGCTGGAGCAGGGTGATTCCTGGACCACCGGGGCGGTGTTCGTGGATGTGAACAATGATGGTTGGCTGGATTTATTTCTCTGTGGATTCTTGTCGCCGAACCGTTTGTGCCTGAACCAAGGCGATGGCACTTTCCGGGAGATCACCCCAGGCAGCGGACTTGAGCAGCAGGGCGCCCATGTCAAAACAGTGTTTGCGGACTATGATCGGGATGGAGATCTGGATGCATTTTTGGTTACCAATCGACGGGAGCCACGCACTCCGCCGGCGATCAAGTATCTGGGCAGTCCCGGCCGCTACACCGTCGCTCCCGAGCATCGGGAATGGGTGGGGGTTCTGAATCTGCCCGGTGGGGAGCAACGCTTTGTAAAGGCGGGACAACGCGACTACCTTTTTAGAAACGACTGGGCCGAGACTGGCCTGGTTCATTTCACTGATGTCACCGAGGCCTCGGGTATTCAGGGATACTATCATGGATTGGACGCCATCTGGTGGGATTACGACCAGGATGGATATCCGGACCTCTATGTGGGGAACGATTTTACCGATCCGGATCAACTCTATCGAAATCAAGGGAACGGCACCTTCTTGGAGGTGTCCGCTGGAAGGTTCTCCCGCACGCCGTGGTCGACCATGGCCTGTGGGTCGGGAGATTTTAACAACGATGGCATGCCGGACCTGTTTCTGGCCGACATGGCCGGGACTACCCCGCAGAGGCACATGATCTCCATGGCCAGCATGGAAGCCATGGGCTGGTTCCTAGAATGGGCGGATCCCCCGCAGTATCTGAGGAACACCCTCTTTATGAATACGGGTAAAGACCGTTTTCTGGAGGTTGCGGAACTGGCGGGGGTAGCTCGTTCCGATTGGACCTGGTCCGCGAAGGTAGGGGACTTGGATGAGGACGGGCTGGAAGATTTATTCATCTCGAACGGATTCACGCGCGACTATCTGGACGTCGACTTTCTTCAAGCGTATCGCAGGACTGGCGCGGTCGAAACACCGGCCATGTGGGAAAAGGCACCTGAACTTCGGGAAAAGAACTTGGCGTTCCGGAATCAGGGTCACCTTCAATTTGCTAATGTCAGCGGCGCGTGGGGATTGGACGAAATGGGAATCAGCTTTGGAGCGGCACTAGGAGATTTGGATGGTGATGGGGATCTTGATTTGGTGGTGAACCACTTTGATGGTCCACCCGGGCTGTACCGCAACACCACGACCGGAGGGCATCGGTTGGCCCTTCGGTTGCAGGGAATCAAGGCCAATGCGTTCGGGATTGGGGCCGAGGTGCGGCTCGAGACGGCGACCGGAACTCAGCTGCGTCAACTGCATCCTGGCAACGGATACATGTCGGCGGATGAGCCGATGCTGCACTTCGGGCTGGGAACCAACGCCATTGCCCAGCGGGTGAGCATTCGTTGGCCTAGCGGGAAAACGCAGGAGCTGGCGCAGGTCGCGGCAGATCAGCTGCTCACGGTATTCGAGCCGGGGGAAGGGGCTTCCGCCTCGCTGTCCACGAACCCTAATTCTCCTGCCGCCCCACCCGCTCCGCGCTTTCAAGCCACCCATGTTTTTGGGCGATTGAGACATGCGGAGCGGAGCTTCGCCGATTTCGACCGAGAGCCGCTGCTGCCCAGCAAGCTTTCGCAACTAGGGCCAAGTTTCGTTTGGGGCGATGTGGATGGGGATGGTCTTTCGGATCTCTTCCTAGGTGGGGCCGCCGGGCAGGCTGGGCAATGGTTGCGACAGCGGGCAGACCTGAAGTTTGAAACTTCGCTTGCGCTGGCGTTGTCCGAGGATGCCGAAGCGGAGGACATGGGATCGGTGCTGCTGGACTATGACTCGGATGGAGATCTGGACCTGCTGGTGGTCAGTGGAGGCAACGAGGCCGATCCCCAAGGACCACACTTCCAGGATCGGCTTTACCGAAATGAAGGAGTTTCGGCGGACGGCGCACTGCGCTGGAGCCGTGCGACGAACCAGATTCCGGTGGAAGCAGAGAGCGGGGGCCCAAGTTGTGCGTGGGATTTTGACCGCGATGGCGATCTCGACTTGTTTGTCGGCGGCCGCTTGGTCCCTGGCGCGTACCCGAGTTCGCCTCGGAGTCAACTGTTAGAGAACCGCGATGGTCGCTTCGTCGCGGTGACGATGGAACGAGCGCCCGACCTGGAGCGAGTTGGGATGGTGACTGGCGCGGTTGCGTCAGACTTCGATGGAGACGGATGGGGCGACCTGATCCTCACCCTGGATCAAGGCCCGGTTTGCTTCTTCCGAAATGCCGGAGGAACGTTGACTGATGTCACCACTTCCACCGGTATCTCCGCCCTACGCGGCAAATGGGGTGGGGTGGCGGCGGGTGACGTGGATCGTGATGGGGATATCGACATCGTGGTTTCGAATCAGGGTCGGAATTCTCCGTTTTCACCCGATGCTGCGCATCCGGTGGTTTCGTACTTCGGTGATGTTGACGGGAGCGGTCGATCGTTGTTGGTGATGGGGAGAAAGGTGGGAGATCAGGTTTTTCCGATTCGAACATTTGGCGCCATGGCCGGCGTGTTTCCCTTTCTTCGGGAAAAAGTTCCGAGCTACGCCGACTACGGCAAATCGTCGCTGGCGGATCTGTTGGACAAAGATCGGCTGGATAAGGCTGCACGATGGGAGGTTAACACACCTGACTCGGGTTTGTTTCTGAACCTGGGGGCAGGCCGTTTTCGTTTTGTGCCCTTTCCGAGAGAAATTCAAAACGCTCCGGGCTTCGGCATCGTGCTTTTTCACGCTGACAGTGACGCGCTGCTGGATGTGTTTCTCTGTCAAAATCTTTCCCCGGTCGACCGGGAGAGCGGAAAGGAAAACGGAGGCGTGAGCTGGTTGCTTGCGGGATCGGGCGATGGGACTTTCCGTCCGGTTTGGCCTCGGGAGAGCGGCATCGTCCTCCCGGGTGACGCTCGGTTTGCGCGAGCCGTCGACCTGAGCGGGCGGGGGGCGGTTGACCTGCTGGTTGCCGTCAATCACGGGCCGTTGGAGTGCTTTCGCAATCTTTCCCCGAGCCCCTCCTCCGAGATTTCCGTTCGTTTGCGTGGCGGGTTAGGCAACCGCCTAGCCTTGGGAGCGCGCGTTCAACTGACGACCGTGCGCGGCGTTCGGGAGATGCGAGAGATTTACTCAGGGCAGGAAAGTCAGAACGCGGGAGCAGCTGAGTTGCGTTTTCGTTTCGATGCGGGAGACGAGCCGCAAGAAATCAAGGTGCAGTGGCCGCGGGGCGCAATTGTATCCCAACCGGTTCGGAGCGGAGAGCGTGTCTTGGAGTTGGTGGAGCCCTGAGTCGATCGGAGGATCAGTTCTTGCCCCAGAGCAGCCAGCACACCACCACTCCCAGGGTGAAGGCTGCTACCAACCCCAGTCCCAGCCAGAGCTTCGAGCTAGACGCCACCGGCCCCGGCGTGGAGTGGGCCGCTCGACTGTCGGATTGAGGCGAGGGTGTGCGGGAAGGTGGGCTAAGTTGTCCCAAGGTGATCGTGGGTTCCTCCGCATCGGCCGGTGTTTCGGAGCGCAGCCGGGTCGCGGGCGTTTCGGGCGTCGGCTGGCTTGGGTTGCCGGAAGCCTTTTGGAGGGCTCGACGGAAGCCAAGCACTGCCGTCATCTCCTCATTTTCGGTGAAGTCATCATCGCTTGCGAGTTCGAGTCGGGCGGTCGCCGCGCCGAAGCGGATGGTTTGGCCAGACTTGATTTGGCATTGTTTATTGACCCGGGAGCCATCGACGTAGGTTCCGTTGCTCGAGTCGAGTTCGCAGAGGAGAACCTCTGGACCGTTGGCCAGGATCATGCTGTGCTGGATGGAAACCGAGGTGTCGGGAATGATCAGGTGGTTTTGGTCCCCTCGACCGATGGTCGTTTTCTCCCGTTTCAGCTCGTAGGTTTGGCCCTTGAATTTTTCGTCGATGAAAATGAGTTTTGCCATGGTCGCTCCATTGTGGACGAGTTTCCTAACTTGGGGACTTCCGCTAGCAAGAGCATCCTACCACTCCAGTCTGACCTCGCTTCGTCGCAGCATTTTATTCCCGCTCAGATCTCGGTCTACAAGGTAAATCCTTGTGAGCAGGGCGGAGCGGGGGTGGTTGGGTCCCTAGGCAGCTGGACGGTTCGGGATCTTAAGGTGCTTCGATGAACGTCGATCGATGCCGGCTGCCAGGAGGGCTGAGCTATCGTTTTTTGGGTCCGGCCGAGGGTTGCTTTTTTGCCTCCGGTAAGGAACTCTCCCTAGGCGCCGTTAGTAAAAACCACCAGAATTCATGAGCATTGCGCCTGAACCCAAAAATCTGGATGTCTTGCAAAACCTCGAATCGGCCGTGATTGAGCTTTGGCGAAGCCACCCGGAGATGAGCGATCATGTGGTCGGCCGAGCGTACGAAGCGGCCTTCGAGCGCTATCGCACCGAGATGCGCGGACACCAGGTGGTGCCTTGCAAGCTCACGGGCCTCGATCGAGAGGTCTTTGATGCCCTCTTCCCGCTCTGCGAGTGGCGCTTAGGGCGCGCGGAGGTCGAAGGCATGCCCGAGGGCGTCGGTGCCACCATCCCCGTGGCCGACATGGTGGATTGCCTTCGCGAGTTGAAGAAGTCGGTGGAGCGTCACACCAAGAACGGAGGACGGCAGGGTTACCTGCAATTCGTGGCGCGGTTCATCTGATCTGGTCATCGGCGGCCGCCCATCATCGGTCCACAACAAATCCCACCTTGATGGTCACCTGCCAATGCCGCACTTTTCCTTTCTCGATGTTGCCTCGGGTCTCCACCACCTGAAACCAAGACAGCTTTTTGACGGTCTTGTGAGCCCGTTTGATAGCTCCTGCCACCGCATCCTCCATGGATTCGGTGGAGGTGCCGGTGAGTTCAATGAGTTTGTAGACGGGGTTGTTCATGGGATGGCTGGGCTTCAGGTGTCAGGGTGTCGGAAGTGTCCAAGACCAAGGTGACGGCGGTGTCCCCGCGAAGTGCTTTTGAGTAAGGGCAGGTTCGGTGGGCCTCGTCCATCACGACTTGAGCGTCCCTGGCCTGAATGCCGGGGAGGTGCGCGTGCAATTCTACGGCCAAACGGTAACCCCCTTCATCGTCTTCGAGCAGGCTTACGAGCGTCCGCACGCTGGAGTCGCCGAGTGGAATGTTCAGGGTCTTGGCTGCGTTGCGGAGTGCCCCGTGGTAGCACGCCGAGTAGGCCCCGGCGAAGAGCATTTCTGGATTTGGACCACGGCTTTCTTCTCCTTCGATCAACGGGTTGCCCAGCGTCAAACTCAGGAGCCCGGCGGGCTCCTCGAGGGTTCCCGAACGGCCGCCCTTGGATTTTACCTGTGCTGTAAATAAAGTTTTCATGGTTGGTATCGATTGGGGTAGCTTGGGTTCGATCCCGGCTCCCGATGGGGGCTTGGGGTATGAACCTTCCGCTCATCCTCAACAGCATGATTCCACGACACCGCCTTTGCCATGGGGTATAACCCGCACCGGTGCGCTGGCTTTCGCTGCTCATTGCCTCAGGCAAATACCTGATGGCGTCCGGTTGCCTCACGGCTTAACCTCCAGGCATCGGCGGATCCAAAGTGCGCATCGCTCCTGCTGGGACTGCCGACGATTATCTCTCTTGACCTATGAAACGACGACACCAACTAAGGACTTATCCATCGGGTTCTCCGCGCTGCAGCCTGCGCCGGTGGTTCCGCCGCTTTGTGCCTTCCTTTCATTCCGTCGTCCCTAGACTCCACGTCGTATTATGTTCCTAACCGGGATGGGGACGATGGTGCCGTCTCACCGATTTTCGCAGGCTGAATGTTGGGAAGCGTTGAAGAACGCTCCCCAGTATCCCGGGCTTACAGGCCGCTCGCATGCCTTACTGCGGAGGGTTCTGACGGGCGACAGCGGGATCGATACTCGCCACACGGTGATCGGAGATTGGGCTGAGGCGTTTCTGCTAACCCCGGACTCTCTTCACGGCCGTTTTCAGGATCATGCTCCGGGGTTGGCGGTGAAAGCCGCCCGTCGTGCGATGGCCGCCGCGCAGGTAGCCGCCGCCGATCTCGACGCCATCCTAATCAGCACTTGCACGGGGTATTTGTGTCCGGGGCTCACCAGCTATGTGTCTGAGCTGCTCGGGCTGCGTTCCGACGTGATCGCCCTCGATTTGGTGGGGCAGGGCTGCGGGGCAGCCTTGCCGAACCTGCGGACGGCGGACGCCCTGTTGGCGGCTGGCCGCGCCAAACACGTCCTGACCATTTGTGTTGAGGTTTGTAGTGCCGCCTTATACCTCGATGATGACCCGGGCGTGCTGATCAGCGCGTGTTTGTTTGGCGACGGGGCGGCGGCTGTGGTCTGCTCGGCTCAGCCGTCTGCGCATGCCCGGCGGGTAGAGTGGAAGGCCGCGGAGACCCACGCGAGTCCAGGTGATCGTGATGCTCTCCGGTTCGAGACCCGACAGGGGATGCTGCGGAACATTTTGTCCAGGGAGGTGCCGGTGCTGGCGGCTAGGTGCGTGGACGGCCTCTTTAGCAAGATGCTCAACGACTATCCGCTCAGCCGCGCAGACGTCACCGGATGGGTTCTCCATGCCGGCGGACGGGAAGTTCTAGGTGCGATGCAAACCTGCTTGGGGCTGAGTGAGGAAGATCTCAGGCGCAGCGCGGCAGTGCTGCGGGATGTAGGGAACGTCAGCAGCCCGTTTGTGTTGTTCGTTTTGGAGCGCGCATTGGTCGAGAAGGCCCCGGGGGGATGGTGGTGGATGTCTTCCTTTGGTGCGGGGTTCAGCTGCCATGGAGCTCTTCTCAAAGTAGATTGAATCATGGATCGGGACGTGCAGCCTGAAATTCTGGATGAGCTATCGCCAACGGATCCCTCGGCGGTGCATTCACGTGCGGATCTTCGGAGGCTGAATGCCATTATGGGGAACGCGGGGATCTTGGCTCGAGCGCTGGATCCTCGGTCGATTGTTCCGCTCTCCGGTCGCCGTCCTTTGCGGCTCGTGGAGTTGGGGGCGGGGGATGGCACCGTGCTCCTGTCGGTGGCTCGACGATGGGCGCGGCTAGGCATCCAAGCCAAACTTACCCTGCTTGATCGACACGACCTCACTTCAGCGGAAACGATCGAGGCCTTTGCAGCGCTCGGCTGGACCATAGAACATCGGGCCATGGATGTATTCGCCTGGCTGGAGCAACCCTCCATCCCGGTCGACCTCGTTTTCGCGAATCTGTTTCTGCATCATTTCCGAACCGAGCCGTTGACCCGTCTAATGCGACTGGCGGGCGAGCGAACAAGCTATTTGTTGGTGTGTGAGCCTCGTCGATCCAACCTCGCGTTGGCTGCGTCAAAGCTACTGTGGTTGCTGGGGTGCAATGGTGTGACTCGACACGACGCCGCGGTCAGCGTGAGGGGTGGCTTTTCCGATCAGGACCTTTCCTCCCTCTGGGCTTGGAGCGATGGCTGGGAACTGACGGAAGGTCCTCAGGGCTTGTTCAGTCATGTGTTCATCGCGAAACGCGGCCTTCCGCGAACCATGGACTCCCCTTCGAGCCCCGTGGCTGCCCGCCCTTGATTGCCATGGGCCAACTGCAGCAGATCCAGATCGTTGGTGGGGGGCTGGCTGGGCTCAGTCTGGGCATCGGACTGCGCCTTAGAGGGATTCCGGTGTTTGTATGGGAGTCAGGACGGTACCCGCGGCACCGAGTCTGTGGTGAGTTCATTGACGGTCTGGGGCTGGGGACTTTGGTGCGATTTGGACTGCTGGGGAAACTTCGGGAAGGGGGGGCACGCGATTCGGTCACGGTTGCCACCTCTTGGGGGAGGAAGCTCGCTATGGCTCCGTTGCTGGCCCAGCCGGCTCTCAGCATCTCACGATTTACTTTGGATGAGGTTCTCTCCCGCGAGTTTCAACGTCTCGGCGGTGAACTGGGATCGGGACAACGATGGGTAGGTGAATATGGGCCAGGTATTGTTCGAGCTTGTGGACGTCGGGTCGAATCGACCGCCGATGGTTGGCGACTCTTCGGATTGAAGGCTCACGCTCGGAATGTTTCGCTGGAGGCCGATTTGGAAATGCATTTCGTGGGTGCGGGTTATGTCGGGTTGAGCCGCTTGAGTGACGGTCAGGTGAACGTGTGCGGCCTGTTTCGGACCAAGACTCCGGTGGCGGGGCTGTCATTCGGTTGGCGTGAATGGCTCAGAGGACCCGCCGGCTCGCTGCTCTATTCCCGTCTGGTGAAGGCGCAATTCGATGACAGTTCATTCTGCTCCGTGGCCGGGCTTGGGTTGCGGCCTCAGCGGGCGACCCGGCGACTGGAATGTTGCGTTGGAGATGCGCTGACCATGATCCCGCCGCTGACTGGCAACGGAATGTCCATGGCCTTTGAGTCCGCGGAGCTGGCAGTGCAGCCTTTAGAACGATTTGGCCGGGGGGAACTAAGTTGGGCCGAGGCGCAGCGACAGGTTGCTTTAGCCTGCGACCTTCGGTTTGAGTCTCGTCTGCGTTGGGCTGCCTGTATTCAGTGGGCTCTCTTTCAGCCGCTTGCGCGAGGAATGCTGCTGTCGGCTGCCACGCG
Proteins encoded in this region:
- a CDS encoding dodecin domain-containing protein, whose product is MNNPVYKLIELTGTSTESMEDAVAGAIKRAHKTVKKLSWFQVVETRGNIEKGKVRHWQVTIKVGFVVDR
- a CDS encoding DUF1501 domain-containing protein; the encoded protein is MSRALPSIPQHPTHGLSRRAAIRAGAISFLGLGLNHVTALRAMGTAQGNPGSAAPKAKSVIYIFLSGGLAQHESFDMKPDASLEIRGEFNPIRTRTPGLHICEHLPELAKRSEKWALVRSLTHSHNDHSAGHHVMLTGRSELPLGFDPNKPRPADWPSIASLANTLLTPRNNLPPAIVLPEKLVHNTGRVIPGQFAGVLGSSRDPWFLEMSPYHPQHYGAYPEYLFHHEAGRVTDDHLKFQAPHLSLPEGLVLDRVLNRVALREELEKQGRLYGSLAGDQGLDRYREAAVSLLANGKVHEAFSLSKADAKWLDRYGRNSFGWSLLMARQLVEVGVGLVQVNLGNNETWDTHQAAFPNLKDHLLPPTDRAVSALLDDLESRGLLQETLIVMAGEFGRTPKISTIPGVKLPGRDHWGAAQSVFLAGGGVRGGAVIGATDAIGAFPTDAPQKPENLAATIYRALGLPRTLTWEDQTGRPQALYDAEPIPGLMG
- a CDS encoding VCBS repeat-containing protein, giving the protein MNPLPLVRRAEADAGGGQPRFERLDPAQHGIDFRHRWAPRDQYEKDLLRTGFTGGGVCLGDFNQDGRCDVLLTRPHGGARLYRNLGDFRFEDVSPAAKLEQGDSWTTGAVFVDVNNDGWLDLFLCGFLSPNRLCLNQGDGTFREITPGSGLEQQGAHVKTVFADYDRDGDLDAFLVTNRREPRTPPAIKYLGSPGRYTVAPEHREWVGVLNLPGGEQRFVKAGQRDYLFRNDWAETGLVHFTDVTEASGIQGYYHGLDAIWWDYDQDGYPDLYVGNDFTDPDQLYRNQGNGTFLEVSAGRFSRTPWSTMACGSGDFNNDGMPDLFLADMAGTTPQRHMISMASMEAMGWFLEWADPPQYLRNTLFMNTGKDRFLEVAELAGVARSDWTWSAKVGDLDEDGLEDLFISNGFTRDYLDVDFLQAYRRTGAVETPAMWEKAPELREKNLAFRNQGHLQFANVSGAWGLDEMGISFGAALGDLDGDGDLDLVVNHFDGPPGLYRNTTTGGHRLALRLQGIKANAFGIGAEVRLETATGTQLRQLHPGNGYMSADEPMLHFGLGTNAIAQRVSIRWPSGKTQELAQVAADQLLTVFEPGEGASASLSTNPNSPAAPPAPRFQATHVFGRLRHAERSFADFDREPLLPSKLSQLGPSFVWGDVDGDGLSDLFLGGAAGQAGQWLRQRADLKFETSLALALSEDAEAEDMGSVLLDYDSDGDLDLLVVSGGNEADPQGPHFQDRLYRNEGVSADGALRWSRATNQIPVEAESGGPSCAWDFDRDGDLDLFVGGRLVPGAYPSSPRSQLLENRDGRFVAVTMERAPDLERVGMVTGAVASDFDGDGWGDLILTLDQGPVCFFRNAGGTLTDVTTSTGISALRGKWGGVAAGDVDRDGDIDIVVSNQGRNSPFSPDAAHPVVSYFGDVDGSGRSLLVMGRKVGDQVFPIRTFGAMAGVFPFLREKVPSYADYGKSSLADLLDKDRLDKAARWEVNTPDSGLFLNLGAGRFRFVPFPREIQNAPGFGIVLFHADSDALLDVFLCQNLSPVDRESGKENGGVSWLLAGSGDGTFRPVWPRESGIVLPGDARFARAVDLSGRGAVDLLVAVNHGPLECFRNLSPSPSSEISVRLRGGLGNRLALGARVQLTTVRGVREMREIYSGQESQNAGAAELRFRFDAGDEPQEIKVQWPRGAIVSQPVRSGERVLELVEP
- a CDS encoding stilbene synthase, producing the protein MFLTGMGTMVPSHRFSQAECWEALKNAPQYPGLTGRSHALLRRVLTGDSGIDTRHTVIGDWAEAFLLTPDSLHGRFQDHAPGLAVKAARRAMAAAQVAAADLDAILISTCTGYLCPGLTSYVSELLGLRSDVIALDLVGQGCGAALPNLRTADALLAAGRAKHVLTICVEVCSAALYLDDDPGVLISACLFGDGAAAVVCSAQPSAHARRVEWKAAETHASPGDRDALRFETRQGMLRNILSREVPVLAARCVDGLFSKMLNDYPLSRADVTGWVLHAGGREVLGAMQTCLGLSEEDLRRSAAVLRDVGNVSSPFVLFVLERALVEKAPGGWWWMSSFGAGFSCHGALLKVD
- a CDS encoding Ohr family peroxiredoxin, with the translated sequence MKTLFTAQVKSKGGRSGTLEEPAGLLSLTLGNPLIEGEESRGPNPEMLFAGAYSACYHGALRNAAKTLNIPLGDSSVRTLVSLLEDDEGGYRLAVELHAHLPGIQARDAQVVMDEAHRTCPYSKALRGDTAVTLVLDTSDTLTPEAQPSHEQPRLQTH
- a CDS encoding FHA domain-containing protein translates to MAKLIFIDEKFKGQTYELKREKTTIGRGDQNHLIIPDTSVSIQHSMILANGPEVLLCELDSSNGTYVDGSRVNKQCQIKSGQTIRFGAATARLELASDDDFTENEEMTAVLGFRRALQKASGNPSQPTPETPATRLRSETPADAEEPTITLGQLSPPSRTPSPQSDSRAAHSTPGPVASSSKLWLGLGLVAAFTLGVVVCWLLWGKN